The following proteins are encoded in a genomic region of Zea mays cultivar B73 chromosome 9, Zm-B73-REFERENCE-NAM-5.0, whole genome shotgun sequence:
- the LOC103640148 gene encoding uncharacterized protein: protein MAGSAPSMDAPCCSLRPALSIQCAPFSSMENQQRAPFLAVRRGARRLFGKMRSKPRAAATLPFDLHSPRRVSSLSCSLRSPIRNTIENRASGRRRASRLARSTKRQAMWTAHASSHDSFRLIDL from the exons ATGGCCGGATCTGCCCCCTCCATGGACGCCCCTTGCTGTTCCCTGCGCCCAGCTCTCTCTATCCAGTGCGCCCCATTTTCTTCCATGGAAAACCAACAGCGAGCCCCCTTCCTCGCTGTTCGTCGTGGTGCCCGCCGGCTGTTCGGCAAAATGCGCAGCAAGCCGCGCGCTGCAGCAACCCTCCCGTTCGATCTCCACTCCCCTCGTCGCGTGTCGTCGCTCTCGTGCTCGCTGCGCAGCCCCATCCGCAACACCATCGAAAACCGTG CTAGTGGTCGGCGCCGCGCTTCGCGCCTTGCCCGTTCGACGAAACGCCAAGCCATGTGGACAGCCCATGCGTCTAGTCATGactcgttcaggttgattgatttatag